In Acidobacteriota bacterium, the sequence GTAGAATGGTTTCCTCGAAGGCAGCTACGGGGGTTCCAATGAGGCTGGACGGTATGTCACGTGCGGAGATGACGATTTCAGCACTCATCCTTTTCACTGCACTCGGTTGGGCTGGGTTGCCGGGGTCGACCACCGGCCAGGAACCCGGCAGGAGTCCGTCCTTGGACGCCCTCAAACGGGGGTTTGTCGCCGCCGAAAAAGGCGACCACGAAGAAGCGATCGTCCATTTCGGTGTCGCCCTCGAGCGGGCATCGACCAGCGAGCTTCGATTTCAGGCGCTCGTAGCACTCGGGTCGGCCGAAACCGCGCTCGGACGCCTCGAGCCGGCGCGGAAACATTTCGAGCAAGCATTGGAGATCAAGCCCGGCCACGCGGAGGCCCTCTTTTCACTCGGGTTGATAGCCAAGGGAGAGGGGAAGTACCAGGAGGCAATCTCGCTGTTTGCCGCAGCCGCGGTACGTGATCCATCGCTCGGGGAGGCGTTGGTCGAGCTCGGAGTCGTCTATGAACTCCTCGAACGTCACGAGGAGGCGGCTGAGGCTTGCTGGAAGGCGGTGACTGTACTTCCCGAGGATCGCGGCGCTCTGCTCTGCCTCGGCGTCGCTCGCTATCACTTGGGCCTCTACCAGGGTGCAGCACAGGCGTTCGAAGCGGTCATCGAAATGGAACCGGACAATATCCGGGCGCTGTACGGCCTCGGGCTCGCCAAGCTCTACCTCGAAGATTTCGATGGTGCG encodes:
- a CDS encoding tetratricopeptide repeat protein gives rise to the protein MRLDGMSRAEMTISALILFTALGWAGLPGSTTGQEPGRSPSLDALKRGFVAAEKGDHEEAIVHFGVALERASTSELRFQALVALGSAETALGRLEPARKHFEQALEIKPGHAEALFSLGLIAKGEGKYQEAISLFAAAAVRDPSLGEALVELGVVYELLERHEEAAEACWKAVTVLPEDRGALLCLGVARYHLGLYQGAAQAFEAVIEMEPDNIRALYGLGLAKLYLEDFDGAMEEYLSLKPLDAALARDLLLRIPQPD